In Trichoderma atroviride chromosome 2, complete sequence, one DNA window encodes the following:
- a CDS encoding putative NRPS-like protein biosynthetic cluster (SMCOG1002:AMP-dependent synthetase and ligase~antiSMASH:Cluster_2.3), whose amino-acid sequence MAEPADLSVLNPHPTRLAGPDLLHRLIRESSDSIALDYLGGNRRLSLSYRQLHDAADALASRICRAVGEVKDQFVVPVLVHQSPQLYIALLAILKAGGAFCPINVDAPPDRVNFILGDVAATVVVAAKELASNVSLQSTVNVLLVDEEEEGPYLDADSVSRRVPSTKDLAYVMYTSGSTGVPKGVGISHSAVTQALLAHDQHVPEFSRFLQFAAPTFDVSVFEIFFPLFRGSTLISVDRKEMLNDLPAAISEMNVDACELTPTVAASLLRTRDNVPALRLLLTIGEMLNEPVIREFGGNEDRKSLLWAMYGPTEATIHCTVQEAFTCTSSIKNIGIPLSTQLVDISSPMDI is encoded by the exons ATGGCAGAGCCCGCTGACTTATCTGTGCTTAACCCACACCCAACACGATTGGCTGGTCCAGATCTCCTCCATCGTCTAATCAGGGAGTCGAGCGACTCAATAGCTCTGGACTACCTAGGAGGAAATAGGCGCCTATCGTTGTCTTATCGCCAACTTCATGATGCGGCGGATGCCCTTGCAAGCCGCATATGTCGTGCTGTTGGAGAGGTCAAAGATCAGTTTGTGGTTCCAGTCCTGGTTCACCAGTCGCCTCAGCTATACATAGCCCTATTGGCTATTCTCAAAGCTGGAGGCGCATTTTGCCCCATCAATGTCGATGCTCCTCCAGATCGGGTCAACTTCATTCTCGGCGATGTTGCCGCGACTGTTGTCGTGGCGGCCAAGGAGCTCGCCTCCAATGTATCTTTACAGAGCACCGTAAACGTGCTCTTagttgatgaagaagaggaagggcCTTATTTAGATGCGGACTCTGTGAGTCGGCGTGTCCCAAGCACAAAGGACTTGGCATATGTCATGTATACTTCTGGTTCGACCGGCGTGCCAAAGGGTGTTGGCATATCGCATTCTGCAGTAACACAGGCATTGCTAGCCCATGATCAGCATGTGCCTGAATTCTCTCGCTTTCTTCAATTTGCCGCGCCCACCTTTGATGTCTCGGTGTTTGAGATATTCTTTCCCCTATTTCGGGGGAGTACATTGATCAGCGTCGACCGAAAGGAGATGCTGAACGATCTCCCGGCAGCCATCTCAGAAATGAATGTGGATGCTTGCGAGCTGACGCCAACCGTTGCGGCCAGTCTTTTGCGGACGAGAGATAATGTCCCAGCATTACGGCTGCTATTGACAATTGGAGAGATGCTCAATGAGCCTGTAATACGAGAATTCGGCGGAAACGAGGATAGAAAGAGTCTTCTATGGGCCATGTACGGGCCAACGGAAGCCACCATCCACTG CACTGTACAAGAAGCATTTACCTGTACATCGTCAATAAAGAACATTGGTATCCCACTGTCCACA CAGTTGGTGGACATCAGCTCGCCGATGGATATCTAA